CGCCGCGGGCACCGGCCGCGGGGCCACGTCGGCCGCCGGCAGCGTGCCGTACGGCCCGGCGTCGCCGCGCAGCCGGTCCCTGAGCGTGAACAGTCGGCCCTCCACCCGGGCGATGAGCGGCTCGCACCACGGCAGGGCCAGCAGCACCAGCAGCCCGGCGGCCCAGCCGAGCAGCACGTCGCTCACCCAGTGGGTGCCGAGGTAGACGGTGGTGGTGCCGACGCCGAGCGCGAAGACCGAGGCGATGACCGACAGGGTGCGCCGCGCGCCGGGGGTGGTGGCCAGATAGGCCAGGATTCCCCAGGTCACGACGGCATTGGCGGTGTGGCCGGAAGGAAATATATCGCCGGTCAGGAACATCTCGTTCGAGCCGATGACGTTCGCGTAATGCGGTCCCTCACGTCCCATCCCGAGCTTGGCGGCGCCGACCGAGACGTTCAGCAGGAGCAGGGCGGAGGCCATCACCAGCAGGGGGCGGAGCGTGCGCTGCCGCCAGCAGCGCCACACCAGCCAGGCCGCGATCAGCACGGCGGTGGGGCCGCGCTGGCCCAGCACCACGAAATAGTCGAGAAACGCGTGCAGCCCCGGCCACTGCTTATAGGGCCGGAAGAGCATGACCTGCCAGTCGAGGCTGACCAGCCACGACGTGCTCCACACCGCTGCCACGATGGCCGCATAGAAGCCCAGGGTGGCCCAGAGCAGGGCCATGCGGGTGCGGCTCATAACAGGGGCCGGCACGTTCGGCGGCTGAGGCTCCTGTTCGAGGCGGGCCAGGAATCGGTCGGTACGCACAGCCGCAAGATTACAGGCGGTGATAGCGGGCTTCCCGCTCCGGCCCACCTTCGTAATGGCGATGTGATGTATGACGGATATTTTCCGCCGTTCCCTTTCCCGGCTTTACGAAATTCCCGGTGGTGCGATTCGCCGCCGCCCTCATTCCGCCGCCGCCTTCCCGGACGATTTCGCACGCGATATCCGGAGGTGAACGGCGCCCGGCGCACGGGTGCTCCGGACGGTCCGGGGGGACGTGTGCGGAACCGGAAGCGGGGCTGCCGTAGTCTGTCTGACCATCTGCCCCCTTCGCCATGCCCGGCGCGCGTGCGCCGTCCGGGAATCCCCCTGGCGCCGGGCGGCCGGCGCGAGACCAGGAGGTGCGTTGATGTCCGGGGTCACCCCGCCCGGAGCCCCCGCCGACGACGACCGCAACCGCTGGCTGGTCCTCGTCGTGCTCTGCGCCAGCCTGCTGCTGGTCGCCGTGGACGCCACCGTCCTCCACGTGGCGGTCCCCGCCGTCACCGAGGAGCTGCGGCCCAGCGGCATCGAGCTGCTGTGGATCGTCGACGTCTATCCGCTGGTCTGCGCCTCGCTGCTGATCCTCTTCGGCACCCTCGGCGACCGCATCGGGCGCCGCCGTGTGCTGCTCATCGGCTACGCCTGCTTCGGCGCGGCCTCGGCGCTCGCCGCCTACGCCACCAGCCCCGGCACCCTCGTCTGCGCCCGTGCCCTGCTCGGCGTCGGCGGCGCGATGATCATGCCCGCCACGCTGTCGATCCTGCGCCAGGTCTTCCCCGACCGCCGCGAGAGGGCGCTGGCCATCGGCATCTGGAGCGCGGTCGCGGCCGTCGGCGCCGCGATAGGCCCGCTGGTCGGGGGCGTGCTGCTGGAGCACTTCTGGTGGGGCTCGGTCTTCCTGATCAACATCCCGCTGATGGCGGTGTGCCTGCCCGTCGGAGCGCTGCTGCTGCCCGAGTCGACCGGCGACCGGTCGGGTCCCTGGGACGTGGCGGGCGCCCTGCTGGCGGCCACCGGCCTCTTCTCCGTCATCCTCGCCGTGAAACGGGCCGGCGGCGGTGATCTGTTCACCGCCGGGACCGTGCTGGCGGCCGGGCTCGGCTGCGGGCTGCTGGTGGCGTTCGTCCGCAGGCAGCGCCGCCGCAGTGAGCCGCTGATCGACCTGTCGGCGTTCTCCCGGCCCGCCTTCGGCACCGCTGTGGGCTGCATCGTGCTCACCGTGCTGGCCCTCGTCGGCCTCGCGCTGGTGGCCGCTCAGTACCTCCAACTCGTCCTCGGCCTCTCCCCGTTGCAGACCGGGCTGCGGCTGCTGCCGCTGAGCCTGGCCGCGATCGGCGCCGGCCTGCTGGGCTCCCGCATGCTGCACCGGCTCGGCCCGCGCCGGATGGTCGCCTTCGGCTTCGGGCTCACCGCGGTCGCCGTGCTGACCCTGGCCGTGCTCGGCGAGCACGACCGTCCGGCCGTCATGACCCTGGGCTTCGTCCTGCTCGGTTTCGGCCTGGAGACCACGCTCTTCGGCTCCTACGAGTCGATGCTCAGCGACGCCCCGCCCGCCGAGGCCGGTGGCGCGGCGGCGATCGGCGAGACCGCGTACCAGTTCGGCGCGGGCATCGGTATCGCCCTGCTGGGCAGCGTGATGAACGCCATGTACGGGCCGGCCGTGCGCCGCGTGGACGGGGTGAGCGCGGCGGACACCGAGGCCGCGGGGCACTCGCTCGGGGAGGCGCTCACGGTGGCCGCCCGGCTCGGCGGCGAGTCCGGCGAGGCCCTGCGGGAGGTCGCCCGGGACGCCTTCGTGCAGGGGATGCACATGACTCTGGTGGCCAGCGCCCTGCTCCTGCTGTGCGGCGCCCTGGCCGCGCTGCGCCTGCCGCGCGACCTCTGCGCGGGCGGTTGTGAGCCGGATGAGCAGCGGGACGCCGTGGATGGCACGCTCTTGCCGAGCGGTATTACTCGCCCGTAACCTCCCGCCATGGCGACAGACACCAAGCCCCCCTTCGACGCGGCCGACCCGCTCGGCATCGATGACCTGCTCAGTGACGACGACCGGGCGGTCCGCCTGACCGTCCGGCACTGGGCGCACGAGCGGGTTCTCCCGTACGTCGCCGAGTGGTACGAGGAGGGCGAGGTGCCCGGCATCCGCGAACTGGCCAGAGAGCTGGGCTCGCTGGGCGCCCTCGGCATGACGCTGACCGACTACGGCTGCGCCGGCGCCTCCGCCGTCCAGTACGGACTGGTCTGCCTGGAGCTGGAGGCGGCCGACTCCGGTATCCGCTCCCTGGTCTCCGTGCAGGGCTCCCTCGCCATGTACGCGATCCACCGCTACGGCTCGCCCGGGCAGAAGGAACGGTGGCTGCCGTCCATGGCGGCGGGCGAGACGATCGGCTGCTTCGGCCTGACCGAGCCCGACCACGGCTCCGACCCGGCCGGGATGCGGACGTTCGCCAAGCGGGACGGCGCCGACTGGGTGCTCAACGGGCGCAAGATGTGGATCACCAACGGTTCGGTGGCCGGCGTCGCCGTCGTCTGGGCCCGCACCGACGAAGGCGTGCGCGGCTTCGTCGTGCCCACCGACACCCCGGGCTTCAGCGCCCCCCCGATCCGTCACAAGGGATCGCTGCGCGCCTCGGTCACCAGCGAGCTGGTCCTGGACGACGTGCGGCTGCCCGCCGACGCCGCGCTTCCGGAGGCGCGGGGCCTCGGCGCGCCGCTGAGCTGTCTGAGCCACGCCCGCTACGGCATCGTGTGGGGCGCCATGGGCGCCGCCCGCACCTGCCTGGACACCGCGCTCGCCTACGCCCGCACGCGCGAGCAGTTCGGCAAGCCGCTGGGCGCCTTCCAGCTCACCCAGGGCAAGCTCGCGGACATGGCCGTCGAGCTGCACAAGGGCGTGCTGCTCGCCCTGCATCTCGGCCGCCGCCTCGACGCCGGGCGGCTGCGGCCGGAGCAGGTCAGCTTCGGCAAGCTGAACAACGTCCGCGAGGCACTGGAGATCTGCCGCACCGCCCGCACGATCCTGGGCGCGAACGGCATCTCGTTCGAGTACCCCGTGATGCGGCACATGGCCAATCTCGAATCGGTCCTGACCTACGAGGGCACCAGCGAGATGCACCAGCTCGTGCTGGGCAAGGCGCTCACCGGCCTGGACGCCTTCCGGGGCTAGCCACCGCGTGGTCCGGGCGCCGGACCGCGGGCGGCGGGCGCGCGGACTTCCCACATAATCGTGCCCGTGACTCATCTCGCCGGCACCGGCACCGGCACCGGCACCGACGTCCCGGGCTCGAAGGCCGTGTCCCGGGGGCGGGCCGGCGTCCCGGCCGCCGTCGTGCCGCCACCGCGGCAGGCGGCGCCCGCCCTGCTGGTCTTCGCCGCCGTCCGGCTGCTGGGCGTCGTCGTCCTCGAACTCTGGGACTCCGCCGGGGAGAAGACGGCGGCGCACCTGCTCTCCGCGCGCTGGGACTCCGTCTGGTACGCCAGCATCGCGGAGCACGGCTACGGCAGGACCGTCCGCCTGGAGGACGGCGGCGTCCATTCCGACCTGGCGTTCTTCCCGCTGCTGCCCGGCCTGGAACGGCTCGTGGCCGCCCTCTCGCCGCTGTCGGCGGCCGAGGCGGGGCTGGTGATCAGCGCGGTCGCCTCGCTGGCCGCCGCGTGGGGCCTGTTCGCCGTGGGGGACCTGCTCCACGGGCGGCGCGCGGGCGTGCTGCTGGCCGCCCTCTGGGCGGTGGTGCCGGTCGGGATCGTGCAGTCGATGGCCTACACCGAGTCGCTGTTCACGGCGTTCGCCGTCTGGGCCGTCTGGGCACTGCTGACCGGGCGGTGGGTGACGGCGGGGGCGCTGTCCGCCTGCGCGGGGCTGACCCGCCCGGCCGGGCTCGCGGTGGCCGCGGCCGTCGCGGTCACCGTCGTGGCGGCGGTGGTGTCGGGCCGGGAGCGCGCGGGCGCGCGCCTGGTGGCGGCGGTGGTGCTGGCGCCGCTGGGCTGGCTCGGCTATGTGGGCTGGGTGGCGGTGCGGACCGGGGACTCGCTGGGCTATTTGGAGACGCAGGAGCAGTGGGGGAACGGGTTCGACGGCGGACGGGCGTTCGCCGCGTTCGTCCGGGACCGGCTCACCGGGTCCGCGCCGCTCGCGGGGGTGGCGCTGTGCGCCGGGCTGGCCCTGCTCGGCTGGCTGTGCGTGCTGTGCGTGCGGATGCGCCTGCCGCTGCCGCTGCTCGTCTACGGCGGCGCGATGGTGGCGCTCGCGCTGTGCGGCGCCGGGTACTTCGGGTCCAAGCCGCGGCTGCTGCTGCCCGCGTTCCCGCTCCTGCTGCCGGCCGCCGTCGCGCTCGCCAGGACGCGACCGGTCGTCGCGGCGTTCACGGTCGGCGGCGCCGCGCTCGGTGCCGCGTTGTACGGGGCCGTGTGGCTGACCGGCTCGGGCCCGCCCTGACAGCGGTCCGGCTCCGCCCGCACGGGCGGAGCCGGATCAGCTCTGGTTGAAGAAGCCGCCTTCCGAGATGTGGCGGGAGTCACCGCTGACCACCTGGTAGTCGGCCGGGGTCAGCAGGAACACGCGGTTGGCCACACGCTCGATGGTGCCGCGCAGGCCGAAGGTCAGGCCGGCCGCGAAGTCGACGACGCGCTTGGCGTCGGCGGCGTCCAGCACCGTGAGGTTGATGACGACGGGGATGCCGTCGCGGAAGAGCTCACCGATCCGGCGGGCGTCCCGGAAACCGCCCGGGGTGACCGTCGCGATGCGGCTGCCCTGGTCCTCCGCCACCTCGGCCGCGACCCGCAGGTGCGGGTCGGTGGTCCACGGCACGACGTTGTCGCCGGGCTCCGGGCCCTCGGCGTACTCGTCGTCGTAGTAACGCATCTCGCGGTCGTCGACGAGGCCCAGCCAGGCACTAGCCTTGCGCACCGATCCCATGGACGCCTCCTCTCAGCTCACGCGGTCCGTCTACCCGTCCGCGCCCTCTATCGTCGTGCATGATGCGGATGATGCGCCAAGTGGATAGCCGCGGATATCGAGTTTCGTAACGATCCTGGTGCATAGGACATGGCACCTCATCAGGGACGTTGCGGTAGCGAGCCGCTGACGGAGAGTAAGTTGTGCACCCCCTGCCAGTCGAGTGATACGGGGCGTGTTCGCGCTGGCCGAAAGGTGTTCTCGACAACGCGGTGAACGCCGGGAATATTCGGGGCAGCGCTTGTCAGGAGCATGCCTTACAAGGGCTCCTGGCCACGCCTCACGGGTCCGCATACCCAACGGACCCCGGTTTCCTTACTGGAGGAAGAAAAAGTGAGTTTGAAGCGCACCAACCCCCACAGACGCATGTCGCGACGGCTGCGGCTGACCGCCGCCACGTCGGGCCTGCTCATGGCCGCCGCGGCGTTCTTCGTGCCCAGCGCCGCTTCGGCGGCCCCCGTCACGTTCAGCTCCGCGCAGCTCTCGTCCGCCAGCAGCGCGGTTCTCGCCGCCGATGTCGCCGGCACCGCGTGGACGGTCGACAAGGCGACCAACCGCGTCGTGGTCACGGTCGACGAGACCGTCTCCACCGCGGAGATCGCCCAGATCCGGCGCAGCGCCGGCACCGTCTCGGGTGCCATCAGCGTCGAGCGCACCGAGGGCCAGCTCCAGCGCTACATCGCGGGCGGCGACGCCATCTACGCGAGCGCGGGCTGGCGGTGCTCCCTGGGCTTCAACGTCCTCGTCGGCAGCGCGTACTACTTCGTGACCGCCGGGCACTGCACCGAGGGTTTCCCGAACTGGTACAGCAACTCCTCGAAGACGACGTACCTCGGTCCGACGACGGGCTCCAGCTTCCCGACGAACGACTACGGCATCGTCCGGTACGACAACACGACGATCGCCAAGCCTGGCACGGTCAACCTGTACAACGGCACGACCCGTGACATCACCGGCTCGGCCAACCCGGTCAACGGCCAGGCCGTCCAGCGCAGCGGCAGCACCACCGGGCTGCGCAGCGGCTCCGTCACCGGGCTCAACTACACCGTGAACTACGGCGGCGGTGACATCGTCTACGGTCTGACCAGGACCAACGTCTGCGCCGAACCCGGCGACAGCGGCGGCCCGTTCTTCTCGGGCAGCACCGCCCTCGGCCTCACCTCCGGCGGCAGTGGCAACTGCTCCACCGGTGGCACGACGTACTTCCAGCCGGTCGTCGAGGCCCTGAACGCCTACGGAGCCAGGGTCTACTGATCCCCTGACCGCCCCCGCACGGGCAATGTATCGCCGCTGCCCCCGTCCGCATCGCCGGGCGGGGGCAGTGCCGTGTCCGGCCCCGGTCGGCGGGCTCGGTCCGGCCCCGGAGTGGCGCATATCACAGATCGCGGACGGGGGGATGGCGGTCTACGGGCGGAGAACGGAACGCCCAGAGGCGTTTTTCAGACAGGTCTAGTCCTTGGCGCCGGGAGAGGGTCTCCGGGGGGTGCGGGCGTTCGTTTCGGGTTCGCAGGCGCACCCTGCTCCGGGTCTGTGGGCTCATGGCAGGAAAACCCGGACTGTTCTGGATGGTTTACGCGCATAACCCGTTGCGGTGTGTTCATATACCTGGGGCAGGATTTCGTTCTTGTGTGCTGCCGGGCGGGCTCGGAATACTCGCGAACACCGCTTGGCATGGACTTGACCCCCTCTCAGGCTGGCCAAGTCTGTGCTCTCTCCGGAGCCGCACGGCTCCATCCCCCACAGGAGGAAAAGAGCGTGACACGCCGAAGCACGTCATCCCGCCGCCGGGCGGCGACGGCCACAGGACTGGCCGCGCTGCTCGCCGGAACGTTCGCCATCGCACAGGCAGGTGCGTCACCCCCCACCACCCCGGCGACCGCGGCACCGGACCTCATCACGCTGTCCTCGACCGAGGCGGGCACGCTGGCGACCACCCTGACCGCTCGGCTCGGCGCCGACGCGGCGGGTGCCTACTACGAGGCCGAGTCGGCCACGCTCGTGGTCAACGTCGTGAACGAGGCCGCGATCCCCACTGTCCAGGACGCGGGCGCCGCCGCCCGGGTCGTCGAGCACAGCCTCGCCGAGCTGGAGGAGGTGCGTGCCCGGGTCGAGGAGTTCGCCGTGCCCGGCACCGCCTGGGCCATCGACCCGGTGAGCAACGCGGTCAAGGTGACCGTGGACGACACGGTCACCGCTGCCGCGCTGACCGGAATCAGGGACGGCGTCGAGGCGCTGGGCGGCCTGGCCACGCTCCAGCGCGCGGCCGGGACGTTCGAGCCCTACCTCGCCGGCGGCGACGCCATCTACTCGGCCGGGGCCCGCTGCTCCCTCGGCTTCAACGTCACGGTCGAGGGCCGCCCCGCCTTTCTGACGGCCGGTCACTGCGGTGAGGAGGGCAGCACCTGGTCCGACTCCTCGGGCGGCGCGGCCATCGGCACCATGACGGCCGGGGAGTTCCCCGGCTCGGACTACGCGCTGGTCGAGTACACCGGCCAGATCGACGCCCCCAGCGCGGTCGACCTCTACGACGGGACGACCCAGGAGATCACCGGCGCCGCCGAGGCCACGGTCGGCCAGGAGGTGCGGCGCAGCGGCAGCACCACCGGCGTGCACGACGGAACGGTCACGGCGCTGGACGTGTCCGTGCGGTACCCGCAGGGCACCGTGGAGGGCGCGATCGAGACCACGGTGTGCGCCGAGCCGGGCGACAGCGGCGGAGCGCTTTTCGCGGGCTCCTCGGCCATCGGCCTCACCTCGGGCGGCAGCGGCGACTGCACCTCGGGCGGCACGACGTTCTTCTTCCCGGTGACCGACGCCCTGGCGGCGGTCGGCGCGACGTTGCCGTAGCGCCGCCGGGCGCCCGGGCTCCGGCCGCCGGGCGGAAGCCCGCGGCCCGATCCCGGCCGTCACCACGACCGCTGTCCACGAGCCGCGCGGGGGTTGTCTCCCGTGCCCGTGCCCGTGGACGTGCCGGCGAGCGTGGTGGCGGCTCCGTCACGTCGGGTCCCGCTGGGCTTCGGGTCCGTGCCGGCGGACCTGCCGGTGCGTGTGGCGGTGGCGCGGGCCATCGCTGAGGGTGGTTCCCGCGCGCGCACGAGGACCGGAGCTCCGGGCCGCCCGCCGGCCGGCCGAGCGCTGTGGTTCCCGCGCGCGCACGAGGACCGGCGATCAGTTCGTGCGTGACGCCGCCGGGGCCGCGTGGTTCCCGCGCGCGCACTGGCGGTGGCGCGGGCCATCGCTGAGGGTGGTTCCCGCGCGCGCACGAGGACCGGGTGGGTGTCCGGTCGTGCGATGTGTGCGTCTGGTCGTGCGAGGCGGTGGCGTCTCCGCGGTGTCCGGCTCGTGGCCCCGGGGTGGGTGGGCGGCAGCCGGGGCCGGCTGCCGCCCCGGTGGGGCTATTCGGCGGCGACCAGCTCGGCGATCTGGACCGCGTTCAGGGCCGCGCCCTTGCGGAGGTTGTCGTTCGAGACGAACAGGGCCAGGCCGTTGTCCACCGTCTCGTCGCGGCGGATCCGGCCCACGTAGCTCGCGTCGCGGCCGGCGGCCTGGAGAGGGGTCGGGATGTCGGACAGCTCCACGCCTTCCGCGCCGGCCAGCAGCGCGCGGGCCCGGTCCGGGGTGATCGCGCGCTCGAAGCGGGCGTTGATCTGGAGCGAGTGGCCGCTGAAGACCGGGACGCGCACGCAGGTGCCGGAGACCTTCAGGCCGGGGATCTCCAGGATCTTGCGGCTCTCGTCGCGGAGCTTCTGCTCCTCGTCGGTCTCCTCCAGGCCGTCGTCCACGATCGAGCCGGCCAGCGGCAGCACGTTGAACGCGATCGGCCGCGCGTACACCTCCGGAGCCGGGAGGTCCACCGCCGTGCCGTCGAACGCCAGGCGGGCCGCGTCCTGGGCGACCGCGCCGCGCGCCTGCCGGTCCAGCTCGGCGACGCCGGCCAGGCCGCTGCCGGAGACCGCCTGGTAGGTGGCGACCACCAGGGCGGTCAGCCCCGCCTCGTCGTGCAGGGGGCGGAGCACGGGCATGGCGGCCATGGTCGTGCAGTTCGGGTTGGCGATGATGCCCTTCGGGCGGCGCGTCGCGGCGTGCGGGTTGACCTCGGAGACGATCAGCGGCACGTCGGGGTCCATGCGCCACCCCGAGGAGTTGTCGATCACCACGGCGCCGGCCGCGGCCACCTTCTCGGCGAGCGCCAGCGAGGTGGTCTTGCCCGCCGAGAACAGCACGATGTCCAGGTCCGAGTAGTCGGCCGTCGCCGCGTCCTCGACCGTGATCACGCCGTCGTGCCACGGCAGCGTGCTGCCCGCCGACCGTGCCGAGGCGAACAGCCGCAGCCGGTCGACCGGAAACTTCCGCTCGGCCAGCACCTGCCGCATCACGCCACCGACCTGGCCGGTGGCTCCGACGATCCCGATCTTCATGGGGCTCCTCACTTACCGTTCTCACGTCCCGTCGCTGCACCTACCCTGCACTGCCGGGGGCGGCGTCGGCCAATTCTTTGACGACGGTCACACCGCGAAATGCTTCCGAACGGAAGTAACGCCGCTGTAACGAGGTCGGACTAACCTCCCACTGCCCGGCGGTTCGCGGAAGCGGAACACACACGACGACGAGGTGGGAGAGCGTGCAACTGACCCCGCACGAGCAGGAACGACTCCTGATCCATGTGGCCGCCGACGTGGCCGACAAGCGCCGCGCCCGGGGCCTGCGGCTCAACCATCCCGAGGCCGTCGCGCTGATCACGTCCCACATCCTGGAGGGCGCCCGCGACGGGCGCACCGTCGCCGAGCTGATGGAGTCGGGCCGCCGCGTCCTGGCCCGCGCGGACGTGATGGAGGGCGTGCCCGAGATGATCCACGACGTCCAGGTCGAGGCCACCTTCCCGGACGGGACCAAGCTGGTCACCGTTCACGAGCCCATCGCCTGAGAAGCCCGAAGAGAGGCCACAGCGTGATCCCCGGAGAGATCCTGTTCGCCGACACGCCGGTAGTGCTCAACGAGGGCGCCCCGGTCACCCGGCTCACTGTGCGCAATGTCGCCGACCGCCCCATCCAGGTGGGCTCCCACTACCACTTCGCCGAGGCCAACCCCGGCCTCGACTTCGACCGTGCCGCCGCCCGGGGCAAGCGGCTGGCGATCGCGGCGGGCACCGCCGTGCGCTTCGAGCCCGGCATCCCCGCCGAGGTGGAGCTGGTCCCGCTGGCCGGCGCCCGTGTCGTCGCGGGGCTGCGCGGCGAGACGGGCGGTGCCCTCGATGGCTGAGCTGAGCCGGGCGAGATACGCGGATCTCTTCGGGCCCACCACCGGGGACCGGGTGCGGCTGGCCGACACCGATCTGCTGATCGAGATCGAGGACGACCTGTCCGGCGGCCCCGGGCGGGCCGGGGAGGAGGCGGTGTTCGGCGGCGGGAAGGTGATCCGCGAGTCGATGGGGCAGTCCCGCGCCACGCGCGCCGAGGGCACCCCGGACACCGTGATCACCGGCGTCGTCGTCCTGGATCACACCGGCATCGTCAAGGCCGACATCGGCATCAGGGACGGCCGGATCACCGCCCTGGGCAAGGCCGGGAACCCGGACACCATGGACGGGGTCCACCCCGGCCTGGTGATCGGCCCCGAGACCGAGATCATCTCCGGCAACGGCCGCATCCTCACCGCCGGCGCCATCGACGCCCACGTCCACTTCATCTCCCCGGGCATCCTGGACGAGGCCCTGGCCTCCGGGATCACCACGCTCATCGGCGGCGGCACCGGCCCGGCCGAGGGCACCAAGGCCACCACCATCACCCCCGGGCCCTGGCACCTGGCCCGGATGCTGGCGGCGCTGGACGGCCACCCGCTGAACATAGGGCTGCTCGGCAAGGGGAACACCGTCTCCCGCGAGGCCATGTACAGCCAGCTCCGGGGCGGCGCCGTCGGCTTCAAGATCCACGAGGACTGGGGAGCCACCCCGGCCGCCATCGACGCCTGCCTGACGGTGTGCGACGAGACCGGCACCCAGCTCGCCATCCACACCGACACGTTGAACGAGGCGGGTTTCGTCGCGGACACCCTGGCCGCGATCGCCGGCCGGTCCATCCACGCCTACCACACCGAGGGCGCGGGCGGCGGGCACGCGCCCGACATCATCACGGTCGTCTCCGAGCCGAACGTGCTGCCCAGCTCCACCAACCCGACCCGGCCGCACACCGTCAACACGGTCGAGGAGCACCTCGACATGCTGATGGTCTGCCACCACCTGAACCCGGCGATCTCCGAGGACCTGGCCTTCGCCGAGTCCCGGATCAGGCCCTCGACCATCGCCGCCGAGGACGTGCTGCACGATCTGGGCGCCATCTCGATCATCTCCTCCGACTCCCAGGCCATGGGGCGGGTCGGCGAAGTGATCATGCGGACCTGGCAGACCGCGCACGTGATGAAGCGGCGGCGCGGGGCGCTGCCCGGCGACGGCGCGGCGGACAACCTGCGGGCCCGTCGTTATGTCGCCAAGTACACGATCAACCCGGCGGTAGCGCAGGGCCTGGACCAGGAGATCGGCTCGGTCGAGCCCGGCAAGCTGGCCGACCTGGTGCTGTGGGAGCCGGCGTTCTTCGGCGTCAAGCCGCTGCTGGTCATCAAGGGCGGCCAGATCGCGTACGCCCAGATGGGCGACTCCAACGCCTCGATCCCCACG
Above is a window of Streptomyces sp. NBC_01803 DNA encoding:
- a CDS encoding phosphatase PAP2 family protein, whose product is MSRTRMALLWATLGFYAAIVAAVWSTSWLVSLDWQVMLFRPYKQWPGLHAFLDYFVVLGQRGPTAVLIAAWLVWRCWRQRTLRPLLVMASALLLLNVSVGAAKLGMGREGPHYANVIGSNEMFLTGDIFPSGHTANAVVTWGILAYLATTPGARRTLSVIASVFALGVGTTTVYLGTHWVSDVLLGWAAGLLVLLALPWCEPLIARVEGRLFTLRDRLRGDAGPYGTLPAADVAPRPVPAAVRRGGKESRPRTEEPAVAGARPGAVPRGMAGVRMRQPQPGRPHPARPEHPVQSVNSR
- a CDS encoding MFS transporter, coding for MSGVTPPGAPADDDRNRWLVLVVLCASLLLVAVDATVLHVAVPAVTEELRPSGIELLWIVDVYPLVCASLLILFGTLGDRIGRRRVLLIGYACFGAASALAAYATSPGTLVCARALLGVGGAMIMPATLSILRQVFPDRRERALAIGIWSAVAAVGAAIGPLVGGVLLEHFWWGSVFLINIPLMAVCLPVGALLLPESTGDRSGPWDVAGALLAATGLFSVILAVKRAGGGDLFTAGTVLAAGLGCGLLVAFVRRQRRRSEPLIDLSAFSRPAFGTAVGCIVLTVLALVGLALVAAQYLQLVLGLSPLQTGLRLLPLSLAAIGAGLLGSRMLHRLGPRRMVAFGFGLTAVAVLTLAVLGEHDRPAVMTLGFVLLGFGLETTLFGSYESMLSDAPPAEAGGAAAIGETAYQFGAGIGIALLGSVMNAMYGPAVRRVDGVSAADTEAAGHSLGEALTVAARLGGESGEALREVARDAFVQGMHMTLVASALLLLCGALAALRLPRDLCAGGCEPDEQRDAVDGTLLPSGITRP
- a CDS encoding acyl-CoA dehydrogenase family protein, with amino-acid sequence MATDTKPPFDAADPLGIDDLLSDDDRAVRLTVRHWAHERVLPYVAEWYEEGEVPGIRELARELGSLGALGMTLTDYGCAGASAVQYGLVCLELEAADSGIRSLVSVQGSLAMYAIHRYGSPGQKERWLPSMAAGETIGCFGLTEPDHGSDPAGMRTFAKRDGADWVLNGRKMWITNGSVAGVAVVWARTDEGVRGFVVPTDTPGFSAPPIRHKGSLRASVTSELVLDDVRLPADAALPEARGLGAPLSCLSHARYGIVWGAMGAARTCLDTALAYARTREQFGKPLGAFQLTQGKLADMAVELHKGVLLALHLGRRLDAGRLRPEQVSFGKLNNVREALEICRTARTILGANGISFEYPVMRHMANLESVLTYEGTSEMHQLVLGKALTGLDAFRG
- a CDS encoding mannosyltransferase family protein translates to MTHLAGTGTGTGTDVPGSKAVSRGRAGVPAAVVPPPRQAAPALLVFAAVRLLGVVVLELWDSAGEKTAAHLLSARWDSVWYASIAEHGYGRTVRLEDGGVHSDLAFFPLLPGLERLVAALSPLSAAEAGLVISAVASLAAAWGLFAVGDLLHGRRAGVLLAALWAVVPVGIVQSMAYTESLFTAFAVWAVWALLTGRWVTAGALSACAGLTRPAGLAVAAAVAVTVVAAVVSGRERAGARLVAAVVLAPLGWLGYVGWVAVRTGDSLGYLETQEQWGNGFDGGRAFAAFVRDRLTGSAPLAGVALCAGLALLGWLCVLCVRMRLPLPLLVYGGAMVALALCGAGYFGSKPRLLLPAFPLLLPAAVALARTRPVVAAFTVGGAALGAALYGAVWLTGSGPP
- a CDS encoding cell division protein SepF, whose translation is MGSVRKASAWLGLVDDREMRYYDDEYAEGPEPGDNVVPWTTDPHLRVAAEVAEDQGSRIATVTPGGFRDARRIGELFRDGIPVVINLTVLDAADAKRVVDFAAGLTFGLRGTIERVANRVFLLTPADYQVVSGDSRHISEGGFFNQS
- a CDS encoding S1 family peptidase, encoding MSLKRTNPHRRMSRRLRLTAATSGLLMAAAAFFVPSAASAAPVTFSSAQLSSASSAVLAADVAGTAWTVDKATNRVVVTVDETVSTAEIAQIRRSAGTVSGAISVERTEGQLQRYIAGGDAIYASAGWRCSLGFNVLVGSAYYFVTAGHCTEGFPNWYSNSSKTTYLGPTTGSSFPTNDYGIVRYDNTTIAKPGTVNLYNGTTRDITGSANPVNGQAVQRSGSTTGLRSGSVTGLNYTVNYGGGDIVYGLTRTNVCAEPGDSGGPFFSGSTALGLTSGGSGNCSTGGTTYFQPVVEALNAYGARVY
- a CDS encoding S1 family peptidase, translated to MTRRSTSSRRRAATATGLAALLAGTFAIAQAGASPPTTPATAAPDLITLSSTEAGTLATTLTARLGADAAGAYYEAESATLVVNVVNEAAIPTVQDAGAAARVVEHSLAELEEVRARVEEFAVPGTAWAIDPVSNAVKVTVDDTVTAAALTGIRDGVEALGGLATLQRAAGTFEPYLAGGDAIYSAGARCSLGFNVTVEGRPAFLTAGHCGEEGSTWSDSSGGAAIGTMTAGEFPGSDYALVEYTGQIDAPSAVDLYDGTTQEITGAAEATVGQEVRRSGSTTGVHDGTVTALDVSVRYPQGTVEGAIETTVCAEPGDSGGALFAGSSAIGLTSGGSGDCTSGGTTFFFPVTDALAAVGATLP
- a CDS encoding aspartate-semialdehyde dehydrogenase is translated as MKIGIVGATGQVGGVMRQVLAERKFPVDRLRLFASARSAGSTLPWHDGVITVEDAATADYSDLDIVLFSAGKTTSLALAEKVAAAGAVVIDNSSGWRMDPDVPLIVSEVNPHAATRRPKGIIANPNCTTMAAMPVLRPLHDEAGLTALVVATYQAVSGSGLAGVAELDRQARGAVAQDAARLAFDGTAVDLPAPEVYARPIAFNVLPLAGSIVDDGLEETDEEQKLRDESRKILEIPGLKVSGTCVRVPVFSGHSLQINARFERAITPDRARALLAGAEGVELSDIPTPLQAAGRDASYVGRIRRDETVDNGLALFVSNDNLRKGAALNAVQIAELVAAE
- a CDS encoding urease subunit gamma; the protein is MQLTPHEQERLLIHVAADVADKRRARGLRLNHPEAVALITSHILEGARDGRTVAELMESGRRVLARADVMEGVPEMIHDVQVEATFPDGTKLVTVHEPIA
- a CDS encoding urease subunit beta, whose amino-acid sequence is MIPGEILFADTPVVLNEGAPVTRLTVRNVADRPIQVGSHYHFAEANPGLDFDRAAARGKRLAIAAGTAVRFEPGIPAEVELVPLAGARVVAGLRGETGGALDG